A genomic stretch from Pontivivens ytuae includes:
- a CDS encoding S49 family peptidase produces MSRLLPGRSRKPVVAVIRLHGVIAASGGLGRSALSDSATAPLIERAFATKGLAAVALSINSPGGSPAQSALIAARIRRLAEEKEVPVYAFCEDVAASGGYWLATAGDEIFADANSILGSIGVISASFGFHELLSRYGVERRVHTAGEDKSMLDPFRPEREEDVVRLKALQSDIHENFKEQVTSRRGAKLADKDLFTGEIWVGRRAQEVGLIDGIGHLVPKMKEIFGDKVRFRVAAPRRPLLARLGAPGVGDIAAALEERALWARWGL; encoded by the coding sequence ATTTCGCGCCTCCTGCCCGGCCGCAGCCGGAAACCCGTTGTCGCCGTCATCCGCCTGCATGGGGTCATCGCGGCCTCCGGCGGGTTGGGCCGCTCCGCGCTGTCGGACAGCGCGACGGCGCCGCTGATCGAACGGGCCTTCGCCACCAAGGGGTTGGCGGCGGTCGCCCTCTCCATCAACTCGCCGGGCGGCTCGCCCGCGCAGTCCGCGCTGATCGCCGCGCGCATCCGACGGCTGGCGGAGGAGAAGGAGGTGCCGGTCTACGCCTTTTGCGAGGACGTGGCGGCGTCGGGCGGCTACTGGCTGGCCACCGCGGGCGACGAGATCTTCGCCGATGCGAACTCCATCCTTGGCTCGATCGGGGTGATCTCCGCCAGCTTCGGCTTTCACGAGCTGCTATCCCGCTACGGCGTGGAGCGGCGGGTGCACACGGCGGGCGAGGACAAGTCGATGCTCGACCCCTTCCGGCCGGAGCGGGAGGAGGACGTCGTTCGCCTCAAGGCGCTGCAATCGGACATCCACGAGAACTTCAAGGAGCAGGTGACGAGCCGCCGCGGTGCGAAGCTCGCGGACAAGGACCTGTTCACCGGGGAGATCTGGGTCGGCCGCCGGGCGCAGGAGGTCGGGCTGATCGACGGCATCGGCCACCTGGTGCCGAAGATGAAGGAGATCTTCGGCGACAAGGTCCGGTTCCGCGTCGCGGCCCCGCGCCGCCCGCTGCTCGCCCGCCTCGGCGCGCCCGGTGTCGGCGACATCGCGGCGGCGCTGGAGGAGCGTGCGCTCTGGGCCCGGTGGGGGCTCTGA
- a CDS encoding calcium/sodium antiporter codes for MNLLMAAGGLVLLVIAGDLLVRGAVALSLKIGVPALVVSLTIVAFGTSAPELLIAIKAALDNAPGIAYGNVVGSNIANVLLVIGVPALLATIHTKSCDTRRSFTQMIVASLVFIALCAMGPLGPIDGLIMLALLAGVLIDAYRSAQAARVAGVEPEDELAELEDADPDMPGLKVTVFLLIGLAGLPLGANLLIEGARNIAVTLGVSDAVIGLTLVAVGTSLPELATTIMATLRRQADVVLGNVIGSNLFNLLAIMGVASFFGPLPVPEGFLTYDLWVMLATALILLPFVLRWLNVTRAWGVFFVFLYVGYIYHLVTNGGM; via the coding sequence ATGAACCTTCTCATGGCGGCCGGTGGGCTCGTGTTGCTGGTCATCGCCGGTGACCTTCTGGTGCGCGGTGCCGTGGCGCTGTCGCTGAAGATCGGCGTGCCCGCGCTGGTGGTGAGCCTGACTATCGTCGCCTTCGGCACCTCGGCGCCGGAACTGCTGATCGCGATCAAGGCGGCCTTGGACAACGCGCCGGGCATCGCCTACGGCAATGTCGTCGGCTCCAACATCGCGAACGTGCTCCTGGTGATCGGGGTGCCGGCGCTGCTGGCGACGATCCACACCAAGAGCTGCGATACGCGGCGCAGCTTCACGCAGATGATCGTGGCCTCCCTGGTCTTCATCGCGCTGTGCGCCATGGGGCCGCTGGGGCCGATCGACGGGCTGATCATGCTGGCGCTGCTGGCCGGTGTGCTGATCGACGCCTACCGCTCCGCCCAGGCCGCGCGTGTGGCGGGGGTGGAGCCGGAGGACGAGCTCGCCGAGCTCGAGGATGCCGATCCCGACATGCCGGGGCTGAAGGTGACGGTGTTCCTGCTGATCGGCCTCGCCGGTCTTCCGCTGGGCGCGAACCTGCTGATCGAGGGCGCGCGCAACATCGCCGTGACGCTCGGCGTGTCGGATGCGGTGATCGGCCTGACGCTTGTCGCCGTGGGCACCTCGCTGCCGGAGCTTGCGACCACGATCATGGCGACGCTGCGGCGGCAGGCGGACGTGGTGCTGGGCAACGTGATCGGCTCCAACCTCTTCAACCTGCTGGCCATCATGGGCGTGGCGAGCTTCTTCGGCCCGCTGCCGGTGCCCGAGGGGTTCCTGACCTACGACCTGTGGGTGATGCTGGCCACGGCGCTGATCCTGCTGCCCTTCGTGCTGCGCTGGCTCAACGTGACGCGGGCCTGGGGCGTGTTCTTCGTCTTCCTCTACGTGGGCTATATCTACCACCTCGTGACGAACGGAGGGATGTGA
- a CDS encoding SDR family oxidoreductase produces MEAGRALVTGGAQRLGRAMVEALAEDGWQVAVHYNSSADAADELAEKVGGVAVGADLLSREATGGLVDRAAEALGGPLTLLINNASIFEHDTIESATMESWDRHVGSNLRAPFQLIQAFAAQAPRAKRDGKGEPVAQAAVVNMVDMRVRKLTPQFMTYTLAKSALWTLTQTAAQGLAPHIRVNGIGPGPTMQGARQSDAHWSAQRAATILERGSDPGEIVAALRFILSIDGFTGQLMCMDGGQHLAWETPDVLGVE; encoded by the coding sequence ATGGAGGCGGGACGGGCTCTGGTCACCGGCGGGGCGCAGCGGCTGGGCCGCGCCATGGTCGAGGCGCTGGCTGAGGATGGCTGGCAGGTCGCGGTCCACTACAACTCCAGCGCCGATGCGGCCGACGAACTGGCTGAGAAGGTCGGCGGCGTGGCGGTCGGCGCGGACCTGCTGTCGCGGGAGGCGACGGGGGGGCTCGTCGACCGGGCGGCAGAGGCGCTGGGCGGGCCGCTGACGCTGCTGATCAACAACGCCTCGATCTTCGAGCACGACACGATCGAGAGCGCTACGATGGAGAGCTGGGACCGGCATGTCGGTTCCAACCTGCGCGCGCCCTTCCAACTGATCCAGGCTTTCGCCGCACAGGCGCCGCGGGCGAAGCGCGACGGGAAAGGCGAGCCGGTGGCGCAGGCCGCCGTGGTCAACATGGTGGACATGCGGGTGCGCAAGCTGACGCCGCAGTTCATGACCTACACGCTGGCGAAGTCGGCGCTGTGGACGCTGACCCAGACCGCGGCGCAGGGTCTCGCGCCGCATATCCGGGTGAACGGGATCGGTCCCGGGCCGACGATGCAGGGCGCGCGGCAGAGCGACGCGCACTGGTCCGCGCAGCGCGCGGCGACGATCCTTGAACGCGGCTCCGACCCCGGCGAGATCGTCGCGGCGCTGCGCTTCATCCTGTCGATCGATGGTTTTACGGGGCAACTCATGTGTATGGATGGCGGGCAGCATCTCGCCTGGGAAACGCCCGATGTTCTGGGCGTGGAATAG
- the uvrC gene encoding excinuclease ABC subunit UvrC produces MAHNNQHSFDEEGRADAERDRLQTGAEVIRNHVKTLPDAPGVYRMLDAKGEVLYVGKARSLRKRVANYTKLSGQSARIGRMISATASMMFLRTETETEALLLEQNLIKQLKPRYNVLLRDDKSFPNILVTDDHAFPQIAKHRGAKNREGRYFGPFASAGSVNRTLNTLQKAFLLRNCSDSMFDSRTRPCLLYQIKRCSAPCVGKISEEGYKELVEDAVKYLQGRSTKVQGQLAKEMAEASANMEFERAAALRDRIRAMTNVQSVQGINPETVAEADVIALHEQDGQACVQVFFFRAHQNWGNRAYFPRTGGAESAAEILESFMGQFYGNKEPARLILMSHEIENADLMREALSTKLGRKVVIGVPQRGEKRMLVDQAMKNARESLGRRMSETATQAKLLDGLADAFDLDGPPQRIEVYDNSHIQGAHAVGAMIVAGPEGWLKSSYRKFNIKGDKITPGDDFGMMKEVLDRRFSRLMKEDPDRQSDQWPDLVLIDGGPGQVSAAEGALAELGVEDVTIIGVAKGTERDAGKEVFYRDGMPPKALPFRDPVLYFTQRLRDEAHRFAIGTHRAKRAKATTATPLDEVPGVGASRKRALLAHFGSAKAVTRAGVEDLKAVEGISDSLAEQIYGYFNVDG; encoded by the coding sequence ATGGCGCACAACAACCAACACAGCTTCGACGAGGAAGGCCGCGCGGACGCGGAGCGCGACCGGCTGCAGACCGGCGCGGAAGTCATCCGCAACCATGTGAAGACCCTGCCCGACGCGCCCGGCGTCTACCGCATGCTCGATGCGAAGGGCGAGGTGCTCTACGTCGGCAAGGCCCGCTCCCTGCGCAAGCGCGTGGCGAACTACACGAAGCTGAGCGGACAGTCGGCGCGGATCGGGCGCATGATCTCCGCCACCGCCTCGATGATGTTCCTGCGGACGGAGACGGAGACCGAGGCGCTGCTCTTGGAGCAGAACCTCATCAAGCAGCTCAAGCCGCGCTACAACGTGCTGCTGCGCGACGACAAGAGCTTCCCCAACATCCTGGTGACGGACGACCACGCCTTCCCGCAGATCGCCAAGCACCGCGGCGCGAAGAACCGGGAGGGACGGTATTTCGGGCCGTTCGCGAGTGCCGGCTCGGTGAACCGGACGCTCAACACGCTTCAGAAGGCCTTCCTGCTGCGCAACTGCTCGGATTCGATGTTCGACAGCCGGACGCGGCCCTGCCTGCTCTACCAGATCAAGCGGTGCTCCGCGCCCTGCGTCGGGAAGATCAGTGAGGAGGGCTACAAGGAGCTGGTCGAGGATGCGGTGAAGTACCTGCAGGGCCGCTCCACCAAGGTGCAGGGGCAACTGGCAAAGGAAATGGCCGAGGCGTCCGCCAACATGGAGTTCGAGCGGGCCGCGGCGCTGCGCGATCGTATCCGCGCCATGACCAACGTGCAGTCGGTGCAGGGCATCAACCCCGAGACCGTGGCCGAGGCCGACGTGATCGCGCTGCATGAGCAGGACGGGCAGGCCTGCGTGCAGGTCTTCTTCTTCCGCGCGCACCAGAACTGGGGCAACCGCGCCTACTTCCCCCGCACCGGTGGGGCGGAGAGTGCGGCGGAGATCCTCGAAAGCTTCATGGGCCAGTTCTATGGCAACAAGGAGCCGGCGCGCCTCATCCTGATGAGCCATGAGATCGAGAATGCCGACCTGATGCGCGAGGCGCTCAGCACGAAGCTCGGCCGCAAGGTGGTGATCGGCGTGCCGCAGCGGGGCGAGAAGCGGATGCTGGTCGATCAGGCGATGAAGAACGCGCGCGAGAGCCTCGGCCGCCGGATGAGCGAGACGGCGACGCAGGCAAAGCTGCTCGACGGGCTGGCCGATGCCTTCGACCTCGACGGGCCGCCGCAGCGGATCGAGGTCTACGACAACTCGCATATCCAGGGCGCCCATGCGGTCGGCGCGATGATCGTGGCGGGGCCGGAGGGCTGGCTGAAGTCGAGCTACCGCAAGTTCAACATCAAGGGCGACAAGATCACGCCGGGCGACGATTTCGGGATGATGAAGGAGGTGCTGGACCGCCGCTTCTCCCGCCTGATGAAGGAGGATCCGGACCGGCAGTCGGACCAATGGCCGGACCTCGTGCTGATCGACGGCGGACCGGGTCAGGTGAGTGCTGCGGAGGGCGCGCTGGCCGAGCTCGGCGTGGAGGACGTGACGATCATCGGCGTGGCCAAGGGGACGGAGCGCGACGCGGGCAAGGAGGTGTTCTATCGCGACGGGATGCCGCCCAAGGCCCTGCCCTTCCGCGATCCGGTCCTCTACTTCACCCAACGCCTGCGCGATGAGGCGCACCGGTTTGCAATCGGCACGCACCGAGCGAAGCGGGCGAAGGCGACGACGGCCACGCCGCTCGACGAGGTGCCGGGCGTGGGCGCGTCGCGGAAACGGGCGCTGCTGGCCCACTTTGGCTCGGCCAAGGCGGTGACGCGCGCCGGGGTGGAGGACCTCAAGGCGGTCGAGGGCATCTCCGACAGCCTCGCTGAGCAGATCTACGGTTATTTCAATGTGGATGGGTGA
- the pgsA gene encoding CDP-diacylglycerol--glycerol-3-phosphate 3-phosphatidyltransferase → MRWTIPNILTVLRVLAAPMIAIVFLILPRPLADWVALALFVGAALTDFIDGWIARKFDQGSPFGKMLDPIADKAMVVIALGVLFALMGLNVLFVIPAAFILLREVLVSGLREYLGAVKLDVTRIAKWKTTVQMVAVAVLLAAGALTAQYEALRFTLDPAEHDAILRGDAADTVGVARAFVLQNAALALGLLLLWIAAALTVLSGWDYFRKAMPYLEERA, encoded by the coding sequence ATGCGCTGGACCATCCCCAACATCCTGACCGTTCTGCGGGTTCTCGCGGCCCCGATGATCGCCATCGTCTTCCTGATCCTGCCGCGGCCGCTGGCCGACTGGGTGGCGCTGGCGCTGTTCGTGGGCGCGGCGCTCACCGACTTCATCGACGGGTGGATCGCGCGGAAATTCGATCAGGGTTCGCCCTTCGGCAAGATGCTCGACCCGATCGCGGACAAGGCGATGGTAGTGATCGCGCTCGGCGTGCTCTTCGCGCTGATGGGGCTCAACGTGCTCTTCGTGATCCCGGCGGCGTTCATCCTGTTGCGGGAGGTGCTGGTGTCGGGCCTGCGGGAATATCTCGGCGCCGTGAAGCTCGACGTCACCCGCATCGCGAAGTGGAAGACGACGGTGCAGATGGTGGCGGTCGCAGTGCTGCTGGCGGCCGGTGCGTTGACCGCGCAATACGAGGCGCTGCGCTTCACGCTCGACCCGGCGGAGCATGACGCGATCCTGCGGGGCGATGCGGCGGATACGGTGGGTGTCGCGCGGGCCTTCGTGCTGCAGAACGCCGCCCTTGCACTCGGCCTGCTGCTCCTCTGGATCGCGGCGGCGCTCACTGTATTGTCCGGCTGGGACTATTTCCGCAAGGCGATGCCGTATCTGGAGGAACGGGCATGA
- the moaD gene encoding molybdopterin converting factor subunit 1 has product MRVLYFAWLRERIGVPREEVETSAATVAELVEELRGREDRYALAFSDLAAVRVAVDQEMTTLDAPLAGVREVAFFPPMTGG; this is encoded by the coding sequence ATGAGGGTTCTCTATTTCGCCTGGCTGCGCGAGCGGATCGGCGTGCCGCGCGAGGAGGTCGAGACCTCCGCCGCCACCGTCGCCGAACTGGTGGAGGAACTGCGCGGGCGGGAGGATCGCTATGCGCTCGCCTTCTCCGACCTCGCCGCGGTACGGGTCGCTGTCGATCAGGAGATGACGACGCTCGATGCGCCGCTGGCGGGCGTGCGCGAGGTTGCCTTCTTCCCGCCGATGACGGGGGGCTGA
- a CDS encoding molybdenum cofactor biosynthesis protein MoaE, producing the protein MAVRVQEPDFDIGAEMDALTAGNPDIGAVASFTGLVRSGAGEITEMELEHWPGVTEQALEAIEAEARGRWPLQGVTIIHRYGPLAPGARIVLVLTASPHRAAAFEAAEFIMDYLKTRAPFWKREVGPAGAKWVDAREADKQAETRWYTR; encoded by the coding sequence ATGGCGGTGCGCGTGCAGGAGCCCGATTTCGACATTGGGGCCGAGATGGACGCGCTGACCGCGGGCAACCCGGATATCGGCGCGGTGGCGAGCTTCACCGGCCTTGTCCGCTCCGGCGCCGGCGAGATTACGGAGATGGAGCTGGAGCACTGGCCCGGCGTCACCGAGCAGGCGCTGGAGGCGATCGAGGCGGAGGCACGCGGGCGCTGGCCGCTGCAGGGTGTGACGATCATCCATCGCTACGGGCCGCTGGCACCCGGCGCGCGGATCGTGCTGGTGCTCACCGCCTCGCCCCACCGGGCCGCGGCCTTCGAGGCGGCGGAGTTCATCATGGACTACCTCAAGACCCGCGCCCCCTTCTGGAAGCGCGAGGTCGGTCCCGCAGGCGCGAAGTGGGTCGATGCGCGCGAAGCGGACAAACAGGCGGAAACCCGCTGGTACACTCGCTAA
- a CDS encoding O-methyltransferase has translation MATVFDGKTVKRLCNGMMEPEVYEEIYRVGRDSPLPHMVEVGTGHGAGAISLAMGLRDSGRVGKVYTIDRIMGGSRDRFGGLEQNETIIRRNIAHFGLEDYVEFIVGDAVSAAEKIPADIRFGVMLLDADGRLDRDFKLFYDRLVDGGGVILDDVKAETRAKIRRRGVLAHDVRIDQKHLIAHHLHKLFERHGLLTEGQTYFGNTWIGQKNPAKFSDVPQDDILECYRSLVFTRSSLKILPLRARLARIGHTVLPRPMVRVLKEKI, from the coding sequence TTGGCTACGGTTTTCGACGGCAAGACGGTCAAGCGGCTGTGCAACGGAATGATGGAGCCGGAGGTCTATGAGGAGATCTACCGGGTCGGACGTGACTCTCCGCTTCCACACATGGTAGAGGTCGGAACGGGCCACGGCGCGGGCGCGATCAGCCTCGCCATGGGTCTGCGCGACAGCGGCCGTGTCGGCAAGGTCTACACGATCGACCGGATCATGGGCGGCTCGCGCGACCGCTTCGGCGGGCTTGAGCAGAACGAAACCATCATCCGGCGCAACATCGCGCATTTCGGGCTCGAAGATTATGTCGAGTTTATCGTCGGCGACGCCGTTTCGGCCGCCGAAAAGATCCCCGCGGACATCCGTTTCGGCGTGATGCTGCTGGATGCGGACGGTCGCCTCGACCGGGACTTCAAGCTCTTCTACGACCGGCTCGTCGACGGTGGCGGCGTCATCCTGGATGACGTCAAGGCCGAGACGCGGGCCAAGATCCGCCGGCGCGGTGTGCTGGCGCATGACGTGCGCATCGACCAGAAGCACCTGATCGCGCACCACCTCCACAAGCTGTTCGAACGGCACGGCCTGCTCACCGAGGGACAGACCTATTTCGGAAACACCTGGATCGGGCAGAAGAACCCGGCGAAGTTCTCCGACGTGCCGCAGGACGACATCCTGGAGTGCTACCGCTCGCTCGTCTTCACGCGGTCCTCCCTGAAGATTCTGCCGCTGCGCGCCCGCCTCGCGCGCATCGGTCACACGGTCCTGCCGCGCCCGATGGTGCGCGTGCTCAAGGAAAAGATCTGA
- a CDS encoding OmpA family protein, whose translation MPHRQDATDPTETVRVRIVAYLFLAIAIGLSAFAAFKTAGVLADRIEERNARIATAALVAAGQNWAEIEADGTRISLSGTAPGEGARFRAIDVVRSIYDEDNVEESIVLADAEDLPPEPVRIELLLTPDQVTALGTRPVMLEGRLSEQLATLARPTMDLTRPVDTVVDVDWDSALPFLATLSDQITTGRVTLEDGTVHVEAALPDDASRADLRSFARSEVPPGLGLDLSLTSPRTILSPYPFVVETDAEGGVLRDCAAATADDAAQIERALAEVGVADPDCAIALGAPDAAWPDAVLAALATALTLPEAELTVHDWTVELLVSASLPVEDRLNLAEDLAAALPEGYEARVVQPATLGSQITPRAAVPPSPLVLTLTTETLDLSGAVASTGGPEAVTAYARTAFSDRDLTSNLESERIGQSTPVATAIAALDSLSLLNTGDARIVGDRLQLSGTGLGEDLPERIEALLEGLLPDMLLDLEIEGLPIPETPVVEGDTTLDAETCFDRLAEAQEEAPIGFSPASATLTLASAATIDTIAGILRECPDVRFEIGGHTDNQGGEELNRQISEARANSVLDALLARGVFLDRMTAIGYGESLPVASNETEEGRARNRRIEFTVLEIADAEGEDGTDPDDVAEGEANSEATEDEPAAEAEGTPDADVQSAGTPTEDTADTPRTDEAIIAEDAQAEGPFVAPDDASRPRSRPVIEAAAEEETEAEAETAPAEEAEPEPADDTETAPSDTAPEDEAADAPADDAETEDAAADDADTTPAADDQQETSQ comes from the coding sequence GTGCCCCATAGACAGGATGCAACCGACCCGACGGAGACCGTCCGCGTGCGCATCGTCGCCTACCTCTTCCTTGCCATCGCCATCGGCCTGAGCGCCTTCGCCGCCTTCAAGACCGCCGGGGTCCTCGCCGATCGGATCGAGGAGCGCAATGCCCGCATCGCCACCGCGGCCCTCGTCGCCGCCGGGCAGAACTGGGCCGAGATCGAGGCCGACGGCACTCGCATCTCGCTCAGCGGCACCGCGCCCGGTGAGGGCGCCCGTTTCCGCGCTATCGACGTCGTGCGCAGCATCTATGACGAAGACAATGTCGAGGAGAGCATCGTCCTCGCCGATGCCGAGGACCTGCCGCCCGAGCCGGTGCGCATCGAGCTCCTGCTCACGCCCGACCAGGTCACCGCCCTCGGCACGCGGCCCGTGATGCTGGAGGGCCGTCTCTCCGAACAGCTCGCCACGCTCGCCCGCCCGACCATGGACCTGACCCGCCCGGTCGACACGGTGGTGGACGTGGACTGGGACAGCGCGCTGCCCTTCCTCGCCACCCTCTCCGACCAGATCACGACAGGCCGCGTGACGCTCGAGGACGGCACCGTGCATGTCGAGGCGGCGCTGCCGGACGACGCGAGCCGCGCCGACCTGCGCAGCTTTGCCCGGAGCGAGGTGCCGCCGGGCCTGGGCCTCGACCTCTCGCTCACCTCGCCCCGCACGATCCTGTCGCCCTATCCCTTCGTGGTGGAGACGGACGCGGAGGGCGGCGTGCTGCGGGATTGCGCCGCCGCCACCGCCGACGATGCCGCGCAGATCGAACGGGCGCTGGCAGAGGTCGGCGTCGCCGATCCCGACTGCGCCATCGCCCTCGGCGCTCCGGATGCCGCCTGGCCCGACGCGGTGCTCGCGGCCCTCGCCACGGCGCTCACCCTGCCCGAGGCCGAGCTCACCGTGCACGACTGGACCGTCGAGCTCCTCGTCAGTGCCAGCCTGCCGGTGGAGGATCGCCTGAACCTCGCCGAGGACCTCGCCGCCGCCTTGCCTGAGGGCTACGAGGCGCGCGTCGTCCAGCCCGCCACGCTCGGCTCCCAGATCACCCCGCGCGCGGCCGTTCCGCCCAGCCCGCTCGTGCTGACGCTGACCACCGAGACGCTCGACCTCTCCGGTGCGGTGGCAAGCACCGGCGGGCCGGAGGCGGTGACCGCCTATGCGCGCACCGCCTTTTCCGACCGTGACCTCACAAGCAATCTGGAATCGGAGCGCATCGGGCAGAGCACCCCGGTCGCCACTGCGATTGCGGCACTCGACTCGCTCTCCCTGCTCAACACCGGCGACGCCCGGATCGTCGGCGACCGCCTGCAGCTCAGCGGCACCGGCCTCGGCGAGGATCTGCCCGAGCGGATCGAGGCGCTGTTGGAGGGGCTGCTCCCCGACATGCTGCTCGACCTTGAGATCGAAGGCCTGCCGATCCCCGAAACCCCGGTTGTGGAGGGCGACACCACCCTTGATGCCGAGACCTGCTTCGACCGCCTGGCCGAGGCCCAGGAGGAGGCGCCCATCGGCTTCTCTCCCGCCAGCGCGACCCTGACCCTCGCCAGTGCGGCGACGATCGACACGATCGCCGGGATCCTGCGCGAATGCCCCGATGTGCGGTTCGAGATCGGCGGCCACACCGACAACCAGGGCGGGGAGGAGCTGAACCGCCAGATATCCGAGGCGCGCGCCAACTCAGTGCTCGACGCCCTGCTCGCCCGCGGCGTCTTCCTCGACCGGATGACCGCCATCGGCTACGGCGAGTCGCTGCCCGTCGCCAGCAACGAGACGGAGGAGGGCCGCGCCCGCAACCGCCGCATCGAGTTCACCGTGCTGGAAATCGCCGATGCCGAAGGGGAGGACGGCACCGACCCCGATGACGTGGCCGAGGGCGAGGCGAACAGCGAAGCCACCGAAGACGAGCCCGCTGCGGAAGCCGAAGGCACTCCGGACGCCGACGTGCAATCCGCCGGAACCCCGACGGAAGACACCGCCGACACCCCGCGCACCGACGAGGCGATCATAGCCGAGGATGCGCAGGCCGAAGGGCCCTTCGTCGCCCCCGACGACGCCTCGCGCCCCCGCAGCCGCCCCGTGATCGAGGCCGCGGCGGAGGAAGAGACGGAAGCGGAGGCCGAAACCGCTCCCGCCGAGGAAGCCGAGCCCGAACCGGCCGACGATACCGAGACGGCGCCGAGCGACACCGCGCCCGAAGACGAGGCCGCGGATGCCCCGGCCGACGATGCTGAAACAGAAGACGCGGCAGCGGACGACGCCGATACCACCCCCGCCGCCGATGACCAGCAGGAGACCTCCCAGTGA
- the ubiA gene encoding 4-hydroxybenzoate octaprenyltransferase: MTDPTLHTDGRVADATDANWVDRYAPAATRPYLRLSRADRPAGTWLLLLPCWWGLALAVATTGGWTPYTVWLAIACALGAFLMRGAGCTWNDLTDQDFDAQVARTRSRPLPSGQVTAGQARAWMIVQALAAFAILLTFPHAAILLGVLSLALVAVYPFAKRFTWWPQVFLGLAFNWGALLLWVAVTGSLSPAPIALYAAGIAWTLFYDTIYAHQDKEDDALIGVRSTARLFGERTPRWLLLFLVSTVTLAALAVILALISGPQVPLLVALAGVWGMGLHLNWQMRRLDIDDPLVCMHLFRSNRDAGLILSVMLALAAWLAAA; encoded by the coding sequence ATGACCGATCCGACGCTCCACACCGACGGCCGCGTGGCCGACGCCACCGACGCCAACTGGGTGGACCGCTACGCCCCGGCGGCGACCCGGCCCTACCTGCGCCTGTCCCGCGCCGACCGCCCGGCGGGCACGTGGCTCCTCCTGCTGCCCTGCTGGTGGGGCCTCGCGCTCGCGGTGGCGACGACCGGCGGCTGGACGCCCTACACGGTCTGGCTCGCCATCGCCTGTGCGCTTGGCGCCTTCCTGATGCGCGGCGCAGGCTGCACGTGGAACGACCTCACCGATCAGGACTTCGACGCGCAGGTCGCGCGCACCCGCTCGCGCCCGCTGCCCTCGGGCCAGGTCACGGCAGGGCAGGCGCGGGCCTGGATGATCGTGCAGGCGCTCGCCGCCTTCGCCATCCTGCTCACATTCCCGCACGCGGCGATCCTGCTCGGCGTGCTCTCGCTCGCCCTCGTCGCGGTCTACCCCTTCGCCAAGCGCTTCACCTGGTGGCCGCAGGTCTTCCTCGGCCTCGCCTTCAACTGGGGGGCGCTGCTCCTCTGGGTCGCCGTGACCGGGTCGCTGAGCCCCGCGCCCATCGCGCTCTACGCCGCTGGGATCGCGTGGACGCTCTTCTACGACACGATCTACGCGCACCAGGACAAGGAGGACGACGCGCTGATCGGCGTCCGCTCCACCGCGCGCCTCTTTGGCGAGCGCACGCCGCGCTGGCTACTCCTGTTTCTCGTCAGCACCGTCACGCTCGCTGCCCTCGCGGTGATCCTCGCGCTGATCTCAGGCCCGCAGGTCCCGCTGCTGGTGGCCCTCGCGGGGGTCTGGGGCATGGGGCTGCACCTCAACTGGCAGATGCGGCGGCTCGACATCGACGATCCGCTCGTGTGCATGCATCTCTTCCGCTCGAACCGCGACGCGGGCCTAATCCTTTCGGTGATGCTGGCCCTCGCGGCCTGGCTGGCGGCCGCATGA
- a CDS encoding 16S rRNA (uracil(1498)-N(3))-methyltransferase: MGDIRTRLFVDGPLAAGQSVRIEGAQAHYLVNVLRLGAGEAVELFDGASGGWRAEIVEAGKRAVLLDVVAQERVQAMPPDVWLLFAPIKKARTDFIVEKATEMGVRRIRPVFTRYTNSERVRPDKLRAHCIEAAEQCGGTFVPELDAAAPLDRVLGDWPEDRRLMFCDETMVAETGLAALRDAGQGPWAILIGPEGGFAPEEAERIRAMPQAVSVTLGPRILRADTAAVAALTLWQAALGDWR, translated from the coding sequence ATGGGCGACATTCGGACGAGGCTCTTCGTTGACGGGCCGCTGGCCGCCGGGCAGTCGGTGCGGATCGAGGGGGCGCAGGCGCACTACCTCGTCAACGTGCTGCGGCTGGGGGCCGGCGAGGCGGTGGAGCTATTCGACGGAGCCTCCGGCGGCTGGCGGGCGGAGATCGTGGAGGCGGGCAAGCGGGCCGTGCTGCTGGATGTGGTGGCGCAGGAGCGGGTGCAGGCGATGCCGCCCGATGTCTGGCTGCTGTTCGCGCCGATCAAGAAGGCCCGCACCGATTTCATCGTGGAGAAGGCGACGGAGATGGGGGTGCGGCGCATCCGGCCGGTCTTCACCCGCTACACGAATTCCGAGCGCGTGCGGCCCGACAAGCTGCGCGCCCATTGCATCGAGGCCGCCGAGCAGTGCGGTGGGACCTTTGTGCCGGAGCTCGACGCGGCCGCGCCGCTCGACCGGGTGCTGGGCGACTGGCCCGAGGACCGGCGGCTGATGTTCTGTGACGAGACCATGGTGGCGGAGACCGGGCTCGCCGCGTTGCGCGATGCCGGCCAGGGGCCCTGGGCGATCCTGATCGGGCCGGAGGGCGGCTTCGCGCCGGAGGAGGCGGAGCGGATCCGGGCGATGCCGCAGGCGGTGAGCGTGACGCTCGGGCCGCGGATCCTGCGGGCGGATACGGCGGCGGTGGCGGCGCTCACGCTCTGGCAGGCGGCGCTCGGCGACTGGCGCTGA